One stretch of Schlesneria sp. DSM 10557 DNA includes these proteins:
- a CDS encoding neutral/alkaline non-lysosomal ceramidase N-terminal domain-containing protein — MRRSFPVMCLILALLATVSVDADEPVFRVGFAQKDVTPPVPMPMWGYGARKDMLSQGTLDPLMAKAIVVEAGDDRVALVGLDMGRAPTTAMMNEIRAAIREQARIEHVLIVGSHTHHGPVLELTDREGFGKGRFDAAVRYLKTLPQMLSETIIEAATKLEPARLGVNSIEVPYNRNRQSKRQPPARDPLLSVMKFDSTNGRTIATLVNFAAHPVMTSGEILKFSADYPGFMMKHVEKELSAPCLFMQGASGDMSVNAINVKGPQAFGELLGEECVKVANAIETTVPEHPSIQGRVDHFEFETRIDLNNPAVLFLYGQAFFPELVRNFAEEYKNGMHPELNTILLNREIAIVGGSGEFFSNHAVRLRERSYVKHTLFFGYCNGYMNYFPTIEAISEGGYGADPPVSPAQIGAGEEMMNRALINIYSMLGKLAEGKPEPLK; from the coding sequence ATGCGCCGTTCCTTCCCTGTCATGTGCCTGATTCTTGCTCTGCTAGCGACCGTGTCCGTAGATGCAGACGAACCAGTCTTTCGCGTTGGATTCGCTCAAAAAGACGTGACACCCCCGGTCCCCATGCCGATGTGGGGCTATGGAGCCCGCAAGGACATGCTTTCACAAGGCACGCTTGACCCCTTGATGGCCAAGGCGATTGTCGTGGAGGCAGGAGACGACCGAGTTGCTTTGGTTGGGCTCGACATGGGACGAGCCCCGACCACTGCGATGATGAACGAAATCCGCGCCGCGATTCGTGAGCAAGCCCGGATCGAACACGTTCTGATTGTCGGATCGCATACGCATCACGGTCCGGTTCTGGAACTGACCGATCGTGAAGGATTTGGCAAAGGACGATTCGACGCCGCAGTTAGATACCTCAAGACACTCCCACAAATGCTGAGCGAGACCATCATCGAAGCGGCGACGAAACTGGAACCAGCCCGCCTGGGGGTGAATTCGATCGAAGTCCCCTATAACCGGAATCGCCAGAGCAAACGCCAGCCCCCCGCCCGCGACCCACTCCTTTCTGTCATGAAGTTTGACAGTACGAACGGTCGGACGATCGCCACCCTCGTTAACTTTGCTGCTCATCCTGTCATGACCAGCGGTGAAATTCTCAAATTTTCTGCGGACTACCCCGGCTTCATGATGAAGCACGTCGAGAAGGAGCTGAGTGCCCCTTGTCTGTTCATGCAGGGTGCTTCGGGGGATATGAGCGTCAACGCGATCAACGTAAAAGGACCGCAGGCGTTCGGCGAACTTCTGGGTGAGGAATGCGTGAAAGTGGCGAACGCGATAGAGACGACCGTGCCGGAACACCCCTCGATTCAGGGGCGTGTTGATCATTTCGAATTCGAGACCCGAATTGATCTCAATAACCCGGCTGTGCTGTTTCTCTATGGTCAGGCCTTCTTTCCCGAGTTGGTACGCAACTTCGCGGAAGAATACAAAAACGGGATGCACCCCGAGTTGAATACCATCCTGCTCAACCGCGAAATTGCGATCGTGGGGGGCTCGGGCGAATTCTTCAGTAACCATGCCGTGCGGTTGCGCGAACGTAGTTACGTGAAGCACACGCTCTTCTTTGGATACTGCAACGGCTATATGAACTACTTTCCCACCATCGAGGCCATCTCAGAGGGTGGCTACGGAGCGGATCCCCCCGTCTCCCCGGCCCAGATCGGAGCTGGAGAAGAAATGATGAACCGCGCCCTGATCAACATCTATTCCATGCTGGGAAAACTGGCAGAAGGGAAGCCGGAACCTTTGAAATAG
- a CDS encoding PVC-type heme-binding CxxCH protein: MPRVFVVAVVSSWFSVASSMIFAQGLSPDEAVKRMTVPAPFEVQVVASEPLVRQPVCIEFDDRGRLWVIQYLQYPNPEGLKRVEVDRYSRTRYDRVPEPPPHGPRGADRITILSDSDGDGRMDQGHDFVSGLNLATGLAFGHGGVFVLNVPYLLFYPDRNRDDIPDGDPEVLLTGFGMEDAHSVANSLTWGPDGWLYGCQGSTVTANIRGIEFQQGVWRYHPKTREFELFCEGGGNSWGLDFDRTGELLYSTNYGGHVLLHGIQGAYLVKSFAKHGALHNPHAYGYFDHAPHKNFQGGHVTVGGIVYQGDSFPEQFRDTYIAGDLLGHGLYWHSIQPRGSTFQTAHGGELIVANDPWFAPTDVTMGPDGAIYVSDWHDARTAHPDPDAEWDRSNGRIYRVAPRETRSAAPIDFSRLSVTELIALLKHRSQWYVRWAQRELAQRGAGKSELLNMIDDPDETVALQGLWTLHAMGEFTEELAHRTLNSPHPAVRSWTVRFLGDARVISTEMAHQLDEFAEQEPNARVRRQIASSAARFPAAQGMPMINANINRDIDGDDPAIPLMWWWAIERYSVSDRNEVMRRFLRPTLWKSRLGSQFLLPRLIRRYAAEDAGAGLEAVVQLLKSAPSAQSRDSLWSSIFLGRGEVAGDISSISGAYEPSLQELRHLVAARRDERPMDLTLLNLSLSLGDKDALVSAYAEALNPQSETSRRIALLDLLSPYADPGQIVPLLNIAAADGDEQLRLAVVKFLGRFEDGRIPPALIRLHQATSLAPLQRQICDVLLGRKSSAKVWLEAVDHGEVPATATNHEQLQRVALFHDPELDALVRKHWGQLGSSPGEKLAEVRRLSNDLRAAAGQRSAGHALFKTHCASCHQLHGEGTRLGPDLTTANRKDRDFMLISLVDPNSVIRKEYTSLIVQTKDGRVLTGLAAARDDAGVTLINAKNERTTIPLGEIEELNESPVSLMPDDLYKKFTPQQLRDLFSYLESSER; the protein is encoded by the coding sequence ATGCCAAGAGTCTTCGTTGTGGCGGTCGTCAGCAGCTGGTTTTCAGTTGCGTCATCCATGATCTTCGCTCAGGGACTTAGTCCCGATGAAGCCGTGAAGCGAATGACGGTCCCGGCCCCTTTCGAAGTTCAAGTTGTGGCTTCGGAGCCACTCGTTCGCCAACCGGTCTGCATCGAGTTCGATGACCGAGGTCGACTTTGGGTCATCCAATACCTTCAGTACCCCAACCCGGAAGGATTAAAGCGCGTCGAAGTCGATCGGTATTCCCGTACGCGTTACGACCGGGTTCCCGAACCACCTCCACACGGTCCGCGAGGAGCCGATCGCATCACGATCCTTTCTGATTCCGACGGCGATGGCCGAATGGATCAGGGTCATGATTTTGTCAGCGGGCTCAATCTAGCGACAGGCCTGGCATTTGGACACGGCGGCGTCTTCGTCCTGAACGTGCCGTATCTCCTCTTTTATCCCGACAGGAATCGGGACGATATCCCGGACGGCGACCCGGAAGTTTTGCTGACGGGATTCGGGATGGAAGACGCGCACAGTGTCGCCAATTCGCTGACGTGGGGACCGGACGGCTGGTTATACGGATGTCAGGGAAGCACCGTCACAGCCAACATTCGCGGCATTGAATTCCAGCAAGGTGTCTGGCGGTACCATCCGAAGACGCGCGAGTTTGAACTCTTTTGCGAGGGGGGCGGCAATAGCTGGGGACTCGACTTTGACCGAACGGGTGAGCTCTTATACAGCACGAACTACGGGGGGCATGTTCTGCTGCATGGGATTCAGGGTGCCTATCTGGTGAAGTCGTTCGCGAAACATGGTGCCCTGCATAATCCTCATGCCTATGGATACTTCGACCACGCGCCTCACAAAAACTTCCAGGGGGGACACGTCACCGTCGGAGGAATCGTCTATCAGGGAGATTCATTTCCTGAGCAGTTCCGCGATACATACATCGCAGGTGACCTGCTGGGGCACGGCCTTTACTGGCACTCGATCCAACCACGCGGGTCCACATTCCAGACGGCGCATGGAGGTGAGTTGATTGTTGCGAATGATCCCTGGTTTGCTCCGACCGATGTGACTATGGGACCGGACGGTGCAATCTATGTCTCTGACTGGCACGACGCCCGGACGGCCCATCCGGATCCTGATGCGGAATGGGATCGATCTAACGGTCGGATTTATCGAGTTGCCCCGCGGGAGACGCGGTCCGCAGCCCCCATCGACTTCTCCCGTTTATCCGTTACGGAACTGATTGCGCTTCTCAAGCATCGAAGCCAGTGGTACGTCCGCTGGGCGCAACGGGAACTGGCTCAGCGCGGTGCCGGTAAGTCCGAACTGCTGAACATGATTGACGACCCTGATGAAACAGTCGCTTTGCAGGGACTGTGGACGCTACACGCCATGGGTGAATTCACTGAAGAGCTGGCTCATCGTACGCTGAATAGTCCGCATCCCGCTGTCCGCAGTTGGACCGTAAGATTTCTCGGCGATGCCCGTGTCATTTCGACAGAGATGGCTCATCAACTGGATGAGTTTGCCGAGCAGGAACCCAATGCCCGGGTGAGGCGACAGATCGCGTCGTCCGCAGCACGTTTTCCGGCCGCACAGGGGATGCCCATGATCAACGCCAATATCAATCGCGACATTGATGGCGATGACCCGGCGATTCCTTTGATGTGGTGGTGGGCGATCGAACGCTACAGCGTCAGTGACCGGAACGAAGTGATGCGACGGTTCCTTCGACCAACTTTGTGGAAGTCACGGCTGGGGAGCCAGTTTCTCCTGCCTCGCCTGATCCGGCGGTATGCTGCCGAGGATGCGGGAGCCGGACTGGAAGCTGTTGTCCAACTTCTCAAGTCCGCCCCGTCTGCACAGAGCCGTGATTCTCTTTGGAGCTCCATTTTTCTGGGGCGAGGCGAAGTCGCTGGCGACATCAGTTCCATTTCCGGCGCTTACGAACCAAGTCTGCAAGAGCTACGCCATCTCGTCGCGGCCCGCCGCGACGAGCGGCCTATGGATCTGACTCTGCTCAATCTGTCTCTCAGCCTGGGTGACAAAGACGCTTTGGTGAGTGCGTATGCCGAAGCCCTGAATCCGCAATCGGAAACCAGTCGCAGGATCGCGCTGCTGGACCTCCTGTCTCCTTACGCTGATCCCGGCCAGATTGTACCACTGCTGAACATCGCAGCGGCCGACGGGGACGAACAACTGCGACTTGCCGTGGTGAAGTTTCTTGGCCGGTTCGAGGACGGACGGATTCCCCCCGCATTGATTCGTCTCCACCAGGCAACCAGTCTGGCACCGCTCCAGCGACAAATCTGTGACGTTCTGCTGGGGCGCAAGTCGTCCGCAAAGGTCTGGCTCGAGGCAGTGGATCACGGTGAGGTCCCTGCCACGGCGACGAATCACGAGCAGCTCCAGCGCGTGGCCCTTTTCCACGATCCCGAGTTAGACGCTCTCGTGAGAAAGCATTGGGGCCAACTGGGCAGTTCGCCGGGCGAAAAATTGGCCGAAGTTCGTCGCCTGAGCAATGATCTGAGGGCTGCCGCAGGTCAGCGAAGCGCGGGACACGCGCTGTTCAAGACGCACTGCGCTTCATGCCATCAATTGCATGGCGAAGGGACGCGACTGGGACCTGACCTGACGACGGCCAATCGTAAGGATCGCGACTTCATGCTGATCAGTTTGGTCGATCCCAACAGTGTCATTCGGAAGGAGTACACCAGTCTCATTGTCCAGACGAAAGATGGACGTGTGCTGACCGGACTCGCGGCGGCACGCGATGACGCAGGTGTCACGCTGATCAACGCGAAGAACGAAAGAACGACAATACCGCTGGGCGAGATTGAAGAACTCAACGAATCGCCCGTTTCGCTGATGCCCGATGATCTTTACAAGAAGTTCACGCCTCAGCAGCTTCGTGATCTGTTCTCTTACCTGGAATCCAGCGAACGGTAA
- a CDS encoding DUF1571 domain-containing protein — protein MKIIRLFRCLSRDQAANSVSIMIALAAIVFLHLESSPTPAGADIARRITKKQTHVIAAARYASRGQAGGAEGSASGEGEDFALDDLSGKIRLLERGMEFLGKVPHYTAVFVKQELVNGELLDEQEMEMKVRHQPFSVYLKWSTGEVGREVLYVDGMNDGRITAHGGGWKARLPTVSLEPNGSMAMAESRHPITKAGLYSLAQMMVEIHREDLEKQNYSRFEKLPDEEFDGRPCHVYLIEYRDRQACEHYRKSITYIDKGWSLPVYTKNYGWLDGQVPANPDEYDSATLLEYYSFANIKFRSNLVALDFDHNNSEYGFKRQ, from the coding sequence ATGAAAATCATTCGTCTCTTCAGATGTCTTAGCCGTGATCAAGCGGCGAATAGCGTATCGATCATGATCGCACTCGCCGCCATCGTCTTCCTGCATCTGGAGAGTTCACCGACCCCTGCCGGAGCCGATATTGCGCGACGCATCACGAAGAAACAGACGCATGTCATTGCGGCTGCCAGATATGCCTCGCGAGGACAAGCGGGCGGGGCGGAGGGATCTGCCTCCGGGGAGGGGGAAGACTTTGCTCTCGACGATCTGAGTGGCAAGATTCGGTTGCTTGAGCGGGGAATGGAATTTCTGGGGAAGGTTCCTCATTACACCGCTGTGTTCGTCAAACAGGAACTGGTGAACGGCGAACTGCTTGACGAGCAGGAAATGGAAATGAAGGTTCGTCACCAGCCGTTCAGCGTGTACCTCAAGTGGTCTACGGGCGAAGTCGGGCGTGAAGTGCTTTACGTCGACGGCATGAATGACGGACGGATTACCGCTCATGGAGGAGGATGGAAAGCACGCCTGCCGACCGTGTCGCTGGAACCAAACGGGAGTATGGCGATGGCCGAGTCGCGACATCCCATTACGAAGGCGGGACTATATAGTCTCGCTCAGATGATGGTCGAAATTCATCGCGAAGACCTCGAAAAGCAGAACTATTCCCGGTTCGAAAAGCTGCCCGATGAGGAATTCGATGGCCGTCCCTGTCACGTCTATCTGATTGAATACCGGGATCGACAGGCGTGCGAACACTATCGCAAATCGATCACGTATATCGATAAAGGATGGTCCCTGCCCGTTTACACGAAGAACTATGGCTGGCTGGACGGTCAGGTCCCTGCTAATCCGGATGAGTATGACTCGGCGACTCTGCTGGAATACTACAGCTTCGCCAATATCAAGTTCCGCTCGAATCTGGTCGCTCTCGATTTCGACCACAACAACAGCGAGTACGGCTTCAAGCGGCAATAA